A genome region from Salvia splendens isolate huo1 chromosome 19, SspV2, whole genome shotgun sequence includes the following:
- the LOC121778735 gene encoding 1-aminocyclopropane-1-carboxylate synthase-like, with amino-acid sequence MLRNQEQILSKIANNDGHGENSAFFDGWKAYDSDPYHPTQNPNGVIQMGLAENQLSMDLVEEWVRNNPQASICTPEGASRFKDIAIYQDYHGLPEFRIAVARFMEKVRGNRVRFDPDRIVMSGGATGTQETLAFCLADPGDALLVPTPYYPGNDRDLTWRTGIELIPVVCDSSNDFKMTRDALETAYNKAQETNTKVKGLLLNNPSNPLGTVLDRETLSMAINFINDKNIHLICDEIYSATVFDEPGFISIAEILQESPDTNPELIHIVYSLSKDLGFPGFRVGILYSYNDAVVTCARKMSSFGLVSTQTQLLVASMLSDEEFMEKFLAESTARLCARRGTLRQGLAQMGVGILKGSAGLYCWMDLRRLLKAATFEAEMELWRVIVNDVRINVSPGASFHCSEPGWFRVCFANMDDETMRVALGRISKLVMQSNKNSESRKPCRRRSKLEISLSFRRLDEIMMSPHSPMTSPLVRART; translated from the exons ATGTTGAGAAACCAGGAGCAGATTCTATCCAAGATTGCTAACAACGACGGCCATGGCGAAAACTCTGCATTTTTCGACGGTTGGAAGGCCTACGACTCCGATCCTTATCATCCCACCCAGAATCCTAATGGAGTTATTCAAATGGGATTAGCAGAAAACCAG CTTTCCATGGATTTAGTGGAGGAGTGGGTGAGGAACAACCCACAGGCCTCCATTTGCACTCCAGAAGGGGCGAGCCGATTCAAGGACATAGCTATTTATCAAGATTATCATGGCTTGCCAGAATTTAGaatt GCTGTTGCAAGATTCATGGAGAAAGTGAGGGGAAACAGAGTCCGGTTCGATCCAGACCGCATAGTAATGAGCGGCGGCGCCACCGGGACTCAAGAAACACTGGCTTTCTGTCTAGCTGACCCGGGCGACGCACTCTTGGTGCCCACTCCATACTACCCTGG AAACGACCGCGATCTGACATGGCGCACGGGCATCGAGCTCATCCCCGTTGTCTGCGACAGCTCCAACGACTTCAAGATGACTCGTGACGCCCTCGAAACAGCATACAACAAGGCTCAAGAAACAAACACCAAAGTGAAAGGCCTACTTCTCAACAACCCCTCAAACCCACTAGGAACAGTGCTCGACAGAGAAACTTTATCAATGGCGATAAACTTCATCAACGACAAGAACATCCACCTAATCTGCGACGAGATCTACTCCGCCACCGTCTTCGACGAGCCCGGCTTCATCAGCATCGCCGAAATCTTGCAGGAATCCCCAGACACCAACCCGGAACTCATCCACATCGTCTACAGCCTCTCCAAGGACCTCGGCTTCCCCGGGTTCCGCGTCGGAATCCTCTACTCGTACAACGATGCCGTCGTCACCTGCGCGCGCAAGATGTCGAGCTTCGGCCTCGTCTCGACACAGACGCAGCTGCTGGTGGCGTCCATGCTGTCGGACGAGGAATTTATGGAGAAATTCCTCGCCGAGAGCACGGCCCGCCTCTGCGCCAGGCGCGGCACGCTGCGCCAGGGCCTGGCGCAGATGGGGGTCGGCATCCTGAAGGGCAGCGCCGGGCTCTACTGCTGGATGGACCTGCGGCGGCTGCTTAAGGCGGCCACGTTTGAGGCCGAGATGGAACTGTGGCGCGTCATTGTTAACGACGTCAGGATCAACGTCTCTCCTGGCGCGTCGTTCCACTGCTCAGAGCCCGGGTGGTTTAGAGTCTGCTTCGCGAACATGGACGATGAGACCATGCGCGTGGCTCTCGGTAGGATCTCGAAACTTGTTATGCAAAGTAACAAGAACTCTGAGAGCAGGAAGCCGTGCAGAAGGAGGAGCAAGCTCGAGATCAGCTTGTCGTTCAGGAGGCTGGACGAGATTATGATGTCGCCTCACTCTCCGATGACATCGCCTCTAGTTCGTGCGAGGACTTAG